GGTGCATCGGCGACTTTGTTCGCCGCAGCCGCTGCGCAATCGGCGGATCTACCGTCGCGGAAATCTGCGCCAGTAGAATATGTGCGCGTGTGTGATACTTACGGCGCGGGCTTTTTCTGGATTCCGGGAACCGACACATGCTTAAAGGTCGGCGGCCGCATCATGGTCGATGGCTTCTATGTTCCACCGAAAAATGCCGTGTCCCATCGCTCGACCACCGGTGGCACCGGCACGTTCATAAGCTCGAATGCGGTTGACCAGAACGGCTGGTACGCGCGTGGCATCGTCAGCATGGACGCTCGCACCCAGTCCGCTTGGGGCACGGTACAAACGGTGTTGTCGCTACGCCTGGCCTCGCAATCTGGTCTTGCCAATGCGCCTCTCGGCTATTCCGCAGGCGTATGGGCAGCAGGCAACAACAATGTCGCCCTCGTCCAGGCCGCCTATATTCGGTTCGCCGGCTTCACCGTGGGGCAGGCCGGAACGAACTTTCTGTTCATACCGCCGTATCAGTATTTCTCGATGTTTAATGCCGGCTTTCCCGTCGGCATTCGTCAACTGGCTTACACCGCGACCTTCGGCAATGGATTCTCAGCGACTTTGGCTCTAGAGAACCGCGGAGATCTGATCCTCGCCGCCTTCGCTAACACGCTTGGCGCCAATCCATTCTCGCCTACGGCGGCGGTGGCGGGACCAGTTCCATTACGTTTACCTGTTCTGGTTGGCAATGTTCGTTTCGACCAGTCGTGGGGTTCGGCGATGCTTTCCGGCCTGGTGCTGGAGAACACCGCGACTTTCGCCAATGCGCCGCTCGCAGTGGTCGGCAATGCCGGTCCGCAAATCCGAAAGGTCGGTTGGGCGGTTGGCGGTGGCTTCCGCCTCAATCTACCGATGATCGCCGCTGGTGACCATCTTCAGGTTTGGGCCAACTATGGTGTTGGCGCGAACGAATATCTGTACGGTCTGGGCCTCAATTCCAATTTTGCAGTCAGCTCGAACTTTTTGGGTGGTTTTCTGCGGCTGGATCGCAATCTGACTCTATTCTGCATGAATGCGGCATGCACGGCCGGCGGCGCTGAACAGACCAAAGCGTTCAACGTGACCGGCATTCTGACGCACTATTGGACACCAACCTTGCGTTCAAACTTGACGTTGACCTATGTGCAGGTGACACCAGGCAGCGTGACGCAGAACACAGCCTGGTCCCAGGGTGGCCTATCCAAGGCGCAACTGTGGAATGTTGCCGGGCAACTCATCTGGGCACCACTACCGCAGTTCGAAATCGGCATGGAAGTGGCCTACGCCCGGCTGAAGCAGAGTTTGCCGCTTGAAGTGCCAACGGGCCTTGGCACACTTGCCAGCGTCAGCCCTAACAATTGGGCAGCGCGCGTACGTGTGGAGCGGACGTTCTAAGGAACTGGGACCAAGAGACGGCGGTTCCCGAACCGCCGTCTTTACGAGCCGTTTGAAGCATGTGTAAATCGCACCGAACTGATTTGGCCGCCACAAGGGACAGTGTAGGAAATGAACGACAAGGGGCCGCATGGCGGCTTTCACGGCGGCGAAGGCAAGCTCACTCTGACGGAGCAAGCTTATCGTCAGGCCAAGAAGGATATGATCGAATGTCGTATTCAGCCAGGAGCGACAGTCTCTGCCCAACAGCTCAACGAGAAATATAAGTTCGGCCTTATGCCGATCCGATCCGCCTTGGAGCGGCTGACGGCGGAGCGATGGGTCGAGGCGCTCCCGCAAAGGGGCTATCGGGTCGCTCCGATCACCGTCCGTGACGTCGTCGAGCTTTATGATTTGGCGGAGGAGGTTTCGCCACGTCTGGCGCGGCTGAGCCTCGGCAAGATTGCCGGCATCAAAGATGACCTGTTGCAGCTTAACAACAAATCTCATCCCAACGCACCACCGAGCAATACCGAAGAGGTTATGGATATCATAAGGGCCAGCGACGAGATCGTCTGGCGGATCCGCAATGCCTCCGGCAATCGCTATGCCAGCGAGCTGACACAGAGAATATTTGAGCGTCTAGACAGGATCGTTATCGCCCGCATGCAGGCCTCTACCGTTCCTGTCGACTGCCGCCGCGATTTCGCGCCCCTTATCCATGCGCTGGATCAAAATGATGCCGATGGGGCAGAGAACGCTTCTCTGACTAATCTGCGCCACATGCGCGCTCTGATCCTAAAAGAAATCCTGGAGCTGCCGGAGATCGCGACGTCGGTCCTGTACAAGACGAGCTAAACAGTCGTCAAAGCGCCTTCTTTATTCTCGTTTTAAGCATACAAATTCCGCCCATCCGGGCGATGCAATATGCTTAATTCTGGGCGGAATCTGCGACCATACCGACGTCGAGCATGGCCAACGCCGGGCGCGGGCTTCAGGCAAATAGCACCACAGTTTGACCTCTTGACCATCGGCCGAGTATGCAAAGCGATAGATCGTTTCGTGACAAAGGCGCACGCGGCTGCGGTCATAGGCCAGCCGGCCAGCAATCTGCTCCAGCGACCAACCATGCATGATCCGATCAATGATCGCGGCGCGCAGCTTCTGATGCGAACCAGCTTGCGATATCACGGCGTTCTCTGGCCTTACCGTTCGCCACAACGCCGAAATATCCGGTCAGCTTCGAAATTCCAGATCGTCAAAACTACTGCGCGCTCTCTGAAAATCGTCGAACGGTGGCGTCCGAGCTTCTGGGCAATGACATCAACGGACAAGCCGTATATCAGTGCCCTAGTATAGCCCTTCCATCGCGCAAATGGTCGTGATGAACCACATTGGCATCACGCAGGTCCGGCGGTAACAGCACGTCCGGCATGTCCTGGTAGCAGACCGGGCGGAGGAAGCGCTCGATGGCCAGCGAACCGACGGAGGTCGTGCGGCTATCCGATGTGGCGGGGAAAGGGCCGCCATGCACCATGGCATGTGCCACTTCGACACCGGTTCCAAAGCCATTGACGAGGATGCGGCCGACTTTGCGTTCGAGAAGAGGTAGCAGCTTGCGCGCTTCGTCATGGTCGGCGTCGGCGATATGCAAAGCCGCCGTCAATTGTCCTTCAAGGCTAAGGAGAACGCGCGCGATCTCGGCGCTGTCGCGACAACGGACGATGAGCGATGAAGCGCCAAACACCTCTTCGGCGAGTTTTGCATCGGCGAGGAAAACCTCCGCTGTCGTGGTGAACAGCCCGGCGATGCATTGATACCGTCCGCCTTGTTGTCCGCGCGCAATGGTTCGCACACTGTCGTGCGTGTCAAGGGCGCTCACACCGCTCTCATAGGCCTGATGAATGCCAGGTGTCAGCATCGTTGTCGCGCCCGCACCAGAGATAAGGCGACCGGCCTGTTCGAGAAACATATCGAGCGGCTTGCCATCAAGTGCGATGATGAGGCCGGGATTGGTGCAGAACTGTCCCGCGCCCATGGTGAGCGAGGCGACGAAGGCGGCCGCGATCTTGTCGCTGCGCTCGGCCAAAGCGGCTGGGAAAAGCAGGACGGGGTTGATGGAACTCATCTCGGCATAGACCGGAATGGGTTCAGCGCGGCGCTGCGCGATCGCCATCAGGGCAAGGCCGCCCCGGCGCGAACCGGTGAAGCCCACCGCCGTGATGCGCGGATCGGAAACCAGCGCCTGGCCAATCTCATGGCCGCTGTCGAAGAGCAGTGAGAAGACGCCTTCGGGTAGACCGCCGTCCTTGACGGCTTTCTGGATTGCGCGGCCGACCAGTTCGGATGTGCCGGGATGCGCCGGATGGGCCTTGCAGACGACCGGGCAGCCGGCGGCGAGTGCCGACGCTGTGTCGCCACCGGCGACAGAGAAGGCTAACGGAAAATTTGATGCGCCGAATATGGCCACCGGTCCGAGCGGGATTTTTCGCAGGCGCAGGTCCGACCGTGGCAACGGCTGGCGATCGGGCTGGGCCGGATCGACCCGCAGTTCAAGATAATGGCCATCGCGCACAACCTGAGCGAAGAGGCGCAATTGGCCGACCGTGCGGCCGCGTTCGCCCTCAAGCCGGACGCGAGGCAGACTGGTTTCGGCCATAGCCCGTTCGATCAGCGCGTCGCCAAGGTCGAGAATATTGGTCGCGATCGCCTCAAGGAATGTTGCGCGCTTTTCCCTCGGCAAATTCCGATAGGGATCGAACGCCGCCGCCGCGAGAGCGCAAGCTTCATCCAACTGGCGCAGGCTGGCGCCCGGATAGGGAGGGTCCAGACCTTCGCCGGTCGACGGATTAACGGCGCGCAGCCCGCTTTGCGAGCCCCGCACGCTCTTCGACCCAATCAGCATTTCTCCATTCAGCATGTCCGCATCCTCCCATAGCGTTCCCGCTCAGGATCGCTTGCATCGCATTCGTCACTGTTTGCCGAGACCGGCCTTCTCGATCACGGCACCCCATTTCTTCACATCGGCGATCATGCGGGCACGCATTTCCGCAGGGGTTGATCCTTCCGGATTCAGGCCGATCATACGCGCCTTGGTACGAACGTTCTCATCCCTCAGGGCTTCGTTGATCTTGATGTTGAGGAATTCAAGCACATCGGGCGGTAGGCCGGCCGGCGCCGACAGACCGTTCCAGCTTTGCACCACATATTCCGGATAACCGCTTTCCTTGGCTGTGGGCGTATCGGGCAGATAGTCGGCCCGTTTCTCGCCGCCGATTGCGAGCACGCGCAAGGCCTTGTCCTCAAGCGACCCTGAGAAACTGGCAAAGAAATCGAAGCCGACGTCGATGTCCTTGCGCAATAGCGCATTGACGAGATCGGCGCTGGTCTTGAAGTTGATAACGGCGACGTCGAGACCTTCGAGCTGCGCCAGCAGCAGCGCCGACAGATGTTGCGTGCTGCCTGCCAGCGATGTGCCGAAATTGAGTTTCTTCGGATTCTCCCGGGCTGCCTGGACAAGATCCTTCAAGGTTTTGAAGGGAGAGTGCGCATTGACCGTCACGAGAATGTCGAAGGATGCGACGACGGAGACCTGCGTGAAATCCTCGACGATGTCGTAGGGTTTCTGCTCCACCAAGGAAGCGGCGATGGCCTGGCCGTTGCCCGTCACGCCGAGGATGTATCCGTTGGCCGGGGAATCGAGCACGGAGCGCATGGCGGCGCGCCCGCCCGCGCCTGGGCGATTTTCGATCACGAAGGCCGCGCCGGTCATTTCCTGCAAGCGCTGCGCCAGAAGGCGCATGGTCATGTCGCCGGCACCACCGGCGCCGAACGGCGTTATGATGCGTACCGGCCGGTCGGGAAACTTACTCTGCGCATCCGCAGGCCCGGCGCTGGCCACGAGCAGTAGGCAAGCGCCGAGCGCCAGCGTGCCGATGACTGATCTTGCGAGGCCGTACAGTCGGTTTGCGTTAGATGGCATGGTTTCCTCCTCTCCACGGCCCTTTGCGGGCCTTGTCCTCCCAAAAATCTCACGGCATCAGATTGGCTGTCGTGTCGTCAAAGAGTTCATCGACGCTCAATCGGTGCGGGATGATCTTCTGATCGAGCGACCAGTCGATGGCCAGTTGCAGGCCTTTGCGCAGCGCGTCGAGGCCGAAGGGCGGGAATGGATCGGGCTCGCCACCTTCCGTCAGGGCGCGGCTTTCGACGATCATGCGGAAGATTTCGCGCACCGCTTCTGGATTGTTCTTCGACACATCCTGATGGACCACGAACATGTGGTTCACCGGAACGACATGTTCACGCTTGTACCAATCCTTCGCCGCCTCATGCGGGTCTGGCACCAGGCGCTGAACGCGCGGGTCCTTCGGCATGTCGACGCCAAGCAACGCCGCCGCCAGTTCTCCCTCTAGCATCATGTCGGGAACGGACGACCCTTTCGGTAACCGTTCGCAATGCGGCGGATCGGTATATTCGGCCAGATGCCCGTCGTTCAGCGTGCACCAGGTCACCTTGTCGAGATCGACGCCGTATTCGTGTCGTAAGATGCCGCGGATCCACAATCCCGTCGTCTGCGCATACGTGCGAACACCGACGCGCTTGCCCTCGATATCCTTGGGCTTGAGATCGAACAGCTCCTTGTTGAATCCCGCGCAATGGTGCTGGAAGCGGCCCGAGATCGGCGCTGGCAGAAGCACAAATGGTTTGCCGTAAGCCTTGGCCTGCAGATAGGTAACGATGGCGAGTTCGCCCGCGTCGAAGGCATTCTCCCGCACCATCGCCTTAAAACCGTTATGCGCCGTCTCTGGGCCGCAGAAATCCAGCTTGACAATGTCCGAGGTGACGCGGCCGTCCTTCATCGCTTTGGTCACGGGATAATTAGCGAGATTGGTTTTCAGTGTCGTCACCGCGCAGGTCACCATGTTTTCCTCCCTTAGTGAATTTTGACTTCAATGAGCATCGGGCCGGCCGCCTGGGTCGAGCGCACCATCGCTTGATAGAAATCGCCGGCATCTTCGACACGCACGCCCGGCACGCCCATGCTCTTGGCCATCGCCACCCAGTCGATGGTGGGGCGGTCGATATCGATCATCGCCAAGGCTTGAGGCCCGGGTTGCCCAAAGCCCATGTTGGCGAATTCGCTTTTCAAGATCTGATACGAATTGTTGGCGAAAATGATCGTCGTGACGGGCAAGCTCTCGCGCGCCTGCGTCCACAGCGATTGGATCGTGTACATGGCACTGCCATCGCCGACGAGACAGAAAGTCCGTCGATCGGGACAGGCCAGCGCCGCGCCCGTCGCCACCGGAGTGCCATAACCAATCGAACCGCCCATGTTCTGAATCGTGTCATGCGGCGGAGCGCCCGCCGTTAGGCCCATGGTTTCGCG
This sequence is a window from Beijerinckia sp. 28-YEA-48. Protein-coding genes within it:
- a CDS encoding aldehyde dehydrogenase (NADP(+)), yielding MLNGEMLIGSKSVRGSQSGLRAVNPSTGEGLDPPYPGASLRQLDEACALAAAAFDPYRNLPREKRATFLEAIATNILDLGDALIERAMAETSLPRVRLEGERGRTVGQLRLFAQVVRDGHYLELRVDPAQPDRQPLPRSDLRLRKIPLGPVAIFGASNFPLAFSVAGGDTASALAAGCPVVCKAHPAHPGTSELVGRAIQKAVKDGGLPEGVFSLLFDSGHEIGQALVSDPRITAVGFTGSRRGGLALMAIAQRRAEPIPVYAEMSSINPVLLFPAALAERSDKIAAAFVASLTMGAGQFCTNPGLIIALDGKPLDMFLEQAGRLISGAGATTMLTPGIHQAYESGVSALDTHDSVRTIARGQQGGRYQCIAGLFTTTAEVFLADAKLAEEVFGASSLIVRCRDSAEIARVLLSLEGQLTAALHIADADHDEARKLLPLLERKVGRILVNGFGTGVEVAHAMVHGGPFPATSDSRTTSVGSLAIERFLRPVCYQDMPDVLLPPDLRDANVVHHDHLRDGRAILGH
- a CDS encoding tripartite tricarboxylate transporter substrate binding protein, which translates into the protein MPSNANRLYGLARSVIGTLALGACLLLVASAGPADAQSKFPDRPVRIITPFGAGGAGDMTMRLLAQRLQEMTGAAFVIENRPGAGGRAAMRSVLDSPANGYILGVTGNGQAIAASLVEQKPYDIVEDFTQVSVVASFDILVTVNAHSPFKTLKDLVQAARENPKKLNFGTSLAGSTQHLSALLLAQLEGLDVAVINFKTSADLVNALLRKDIDVGFDFFASFSGSLEDKALRVLAIGGEKRADYLPDTPTAKESGYPEYVVQSWNGLSAPAGLPPDVLEFLNIKINEALRDENVRTKARMIGLNPEGSTPAEMRARMIADVKKWGAVIEKAGLGKQ
- a CDS encoding phosphate ABC transporter substrate-binding protein, which translates into the protein MVTCAVTTLKTNLANYPVTKAMKDGRVTSDIVKLDFCGPETAHNGFKAMVRENAFDAGELAIVTYLQAKAYGKPFVLLPAPISGRFQHHCAGFNKELFDLKPKDIEGKRVGVRTYAQTTGLWIRGILRHEYGVDLDKVTWCTLNDGHLAEYTDPPHCERLPKGSSVPDMMLEGELAAALLGVDMPKDPRVQRLVPDPHEAAKDWYKREHVVPVNHMFVVHQDVSKNNPEAVREIFRMIVESRALTEGGEPDPFPPFGLDALRKGLQLAIDWSLDQKIIPHRLSVDELFDDTTANLMP
- a CDS encoding GntR family transcriptional regulator; its protein translation is MNDKGPHGGFHGGEGKLTLTEQAYRQAKKDMIECRIQPGATVSAQQLNEKYKFGLMPIRSALERLTAERWVEALPQRGYRVAPITVRDVVELYDLAEEVSPRLARLSLGKIAGIKDDLLQLNNKSHPNAPPSNTEEVMDIIRASDEIVWRIRNASGNRYASELTQRIFERLDRIVIARMQASTVPVDCRRDFAPLIHALDQNDADGAENASLTNLRHMRALILKEILELPEIATSVLYKTS
- a CDS encoding porin — translated: MKKSMVILGASATLFAAAAAQSADLPSRKSAPVEYVRVCDTYGAGFFWIPGTDTCLKVGGRIMVDGFYVPPKNAVSHRSTTGGTGTFISSNAVDQNGWYARGIVSMDARTQSAWGTVQTVLSLRLASQSGLANAPLGYSAGVWAAGNNNVALVQAAYIRFAGFTVGQAGTNFLFIPPYQYFSMFNAGFPVGIRQLAYTATFGNGFSATLALENRGDLILAAFANTLGANPFSPTAAVAGPVPLRLPVLVGNVRFDQSWGSAMLSGLVLENTATFANAPLAVVGNAGPQIRKVGWAVGGGFRLNLPMIAAGDHLQVWANYGVGANEYLYGLGLNSNFAVSSNFLGGFLRLDRNLTLFCMNAACTAGGAEQTKAFNVTGILTHYWTPTLRSNLTLTYVQVTPGSVTQNTAWSQGGLSKAQLWNVAGQLIWAPLPQFEIGMEVAYARLKQSLPLEVPTGLGTLASVSPNNWAARVRVERTF